A genomic stretch from Sphaerodactylus townsendi isolate TG3544 linkage group LG15, MPM_Stown_v2.3, whole genome shotgun sequence includes:
- the LOC125445119 gene encoding telethonin — protein sequence MHGKSVVLRSSGNLTAAELGCQVSEKDTARKESFSAIWKDLSLSTRPEEGWSWSEVDRRRKETYHQQQEARVVVQRSPWGILRLGLLGEPLTSYHLPYQRALPLPIFTPARLSGKAERELTPTPSESVESLPAAGVCLDKTPLVEITKELPPVVQPSRPDFRKAGLPRSLSRSMSQEAQRG from the exons ATGCACGGCAAGAGCGTGGTCCTCCGCAGTTCCGGAAACCTGACAGCAGCCGAACTGGGTTGCCAAGTATCCGAGAAGGATACGGCACGGAAAGAATCCTTCTCCGCCATATGGAAAGACCTGTCACTTAGCACCAGGCCAGAAGAAGG CTGGTCTTGGTCTGAGGTAGACAGAAGGCGGAAGGAGACCTATCACCAGCAACAGGAGGCTCGGGTCGTGGTGCAGCGGTCTCCGTGGGGCATCCTCCGTCTAGGGCTGCTGGGGGAACCCTTGACCTCCTACCACCTGCCGTATCAGCGGGCCTTGCCTTTGCCCATCTTCACTCCTGCCAGGCTAAGTGGCAAGGCCGAGCGGGAGCTGACGCCGACTCCTTCCGAGTCAGTGGAGTCCTTGCCAGCTGCAGGCGTGTGTCTCGACAAAACGCCCCTGGtcgagatcaccaaggaattgcCGCCTGTCGTTCAGCCCAGCCGCCCCGACTTCAGAAAAGCCGGCCTGCCCCGCTCCTTGTCCCGCTCCATGTCTCAAGAGGCCCAAAGGGGGTGA